The Desulfovibrio fairfieldensis sequence AGGGTCAGGCCCTGATCGGCCTCAATCAGAACATGGTCGCCGCGCTTGAGCTCCGGCGGGCCGGAATAGTAGCTCGTCTGCCCGAGCTCACGAAATTTAATACCAAATATGGGCATAAGCATCACTGCGGTAAAACGTCAGAAGAATGTGTCTAAGACATTGCTTTTCGGCCATATTGCCCCTGCTGTCAACAGCGGCGGGTCGCGGTGCGCTTCGTTTAAGCTTATCCGGTCATCTGTCGCTGCCCCGCGCGGAGGAGAAGGCGGCAGGCAAACGCGCGGACACGGTCTCGGCATCCCCATATCTTTTGAGACCCCGGCCTTTCTCAATCTTGCCGTCTCGCCTTGCCATCGTTGCGCCCCTGTTTTACATTTAGAGCATAAAGGGGGCCTGATGATGATTGAACGAGACGAAGCTCTGAAGCTGCTGGCGGACCAGGGCACGCCGGTATCGTTGCTGCAGCACGCTTTGGCCGCGGAGGCCATTATGCGGTCTCTGGCGCGCCGTTTCGGCGAGGATGAGGATCTTTGGGGCCTGACCGGGCTGCTGCACGACCTGGACTATCCCACCACCGCTGAAGCGCCTGAACGACATGGCCTGGAAAGCGCGACCATGCTGATCGGCAAGCTGCCGGAAGAGGCTCTGGCCGCTATCCGCGCTCATAACGGCGAAATGAACGGCACTGCTCCGCAATGCCGCTTTGATTACGCCCTGCGTTGCGGCGAGACGGTCACGGGGCTCATTGGCGCGGCGGCGCGCATGCGCCCCACCGGCCTGGAGGGCATGGAGCCCAAAAGCATCAAGAAAAAGATGAAGGACAAAGCCTTTGCCGCCAGCGTGAACCGCGACAATATCCGCCAGTGCGCCGACGCCGGGCTGGAATTGGACGATTTTCTGGCTCTGTCCATTGAAGCCATGCACGGCAAGGCCGCGGAACTGGGCCTGAGCAAATAGCGTTTTTACTTTTTTATGAGGCAGATCATGGAAGAATGCGCGCTGGATACAAGCATCCGCACCCTAGGGCCCTGCAAGCTGGAATCGCATCTGCCCTACCGCACCTGGGCCGACGACAAACGTATTCAGATTTTTGTGGACGAGGAACTGAGCGAACACAACGGAGAGGCCTGCTGCGTCTGTTTCGAGGCGGCAGGACCACGCAAAAAGCTCTATTTCGACTCTTCCCGCGCCAAGTGCGCCATCGTCACCTGCGGCGGCCTGTGCCCCGGCATCAACGACGTGATCCGCGCCATCGTCATGGAGGCCTACCACGCCTACAATGTGCCTTCCATTGTGGGCATTCCCTACGGCCTGGAAGGTTTCATCCCCAAGTACCGGCACGCCCTGCGGGAGCTGACCCCGGACGTGGTGGCCGACATCCATCGCTTCGGCGGCACCATTCTGGGCTCGTCGCGCGGGCCGCAGTCGCCCGAGGAAATCGTGGACACCCTTGAGCGCTGCAACGTCAACGCCCTTTTCGTCATCGGCGGCGACGGCACCATGAAGGCGGCGCTTTCCATCAGCCGGGAAGTGCAGAACCGGGGCCTGAAGATCGCGGTGATCGGCATTCCCAAAACCATTGACAACGACATTAATTTCATCCCCCAGTCGTTTGGTTTTGAAACCGCCGTATTCAAGGCAACCGAGGCTATTGAGTGCGCCCATACCGAAGCCTGCGGCACGCCCAACGGCATCGGTCTGGTCAAACTCATGGGCCGGGAGTCCGGCTTCATCGCCGCGCGGGCCACGCTGGCCCTCAAGGAAGTGAACTTCGTGCTGATTCCGGAAGCGCCTTTCACCCTGGAGGGGGAAGGCGGCCTGCTGCCCGCCCTGGAAGAACGCCTGCGGTCCAGAGGGCATGCGGTCATTGTGGCGGCCGAGGGCGCGGGTCAGCATCTGCTGAAGCACAGCGCGGGCACCGACGCCTCAGGCAATCCCGTGCTGGGCGAAGTGGCCGACCTTTTGCGCAAGGAAATCAATACCTATCTCAACGCCCGCCAGATGGAGCATTCCATCAAATACATCGACCCCAGCTACATCATCCGCTCCGTACCGGCTAACGCCAACGACAAGGTTTACTGCGGCTTTCTGGGCCAGTACGCGGTGCATGCGGCCATGGCCGGGCGTACGGACATGGTGGTGGCCAAACTGCAGGACCGCTATGTGCATCTGCCTCTGCAACTGGTCACCCAAACGCGCCGCAAGCTGAACATTTATTCCGATCTCTGGCGCGCGGTGCTGGAATCCACGGGCCAAGGCATGCTCAAGGGCATGCTGCCGCCCGAATAGAGCCGCTCTCCACATGTCTCGTCTCTGCCAGGTCAAGGCCTCGGCCGGTTCCGGCAAAACCTATGAGCTGACCCGCTGTTTTCTGTTGCGCCTGATGGAGTGCGGGCATGCCTCGGGTGTGGCGGCCTCTCCGGCCTGCGCACTGGCGCCGGAGGGCCGCCAATGCGGCTGGGGCGACATCCTGGCCGTCACTTTTACCAACGCCGCGGCCGCTGAAATGCGCGACCGCGTCATCCGCCACCTGAAAAGCGCGGCTCTGGGTGCGCGCGCGGAAGACATCCCCCTTGATGCGGACGAGGCCCGCCGCTGGGTGGATGTGATCATGCGCGATCTGAGCGCCCTGAACATCCGCACCATTGACAGCCTGCTGCATCTTATCGTGCGGGCCGCCGCCCTGGAGCTGAATCTCCATCCCGATTTTCAGCCCGTCTTCGCCACTGAGGAGGCTCTGGCCCCCTACCTGGACCTTTTTATGGAACGGGCCTGGCGGGAAGACGCGGCCATGCGCGATCTGTTGCGCGAGGCCTGCCGGGCTCTGGTAGTGCACGGCCAAAGCAAGGGTTTTCTGGCCGGGGAAAAACTGCTCCGCCAACTGCGGGATTTGCTGGACGATGTGCTGCTGGGGCGGTTCGAGGATCTGACGTCGGAGGCCGTTCTTAAAGAAAAACTTCAAGAAATGGATGAGGCCGCCGTGCAGGCCGCGCAGGAATTTCTGGCCTCCGCGCAGGCTGCGGGCCTGCGCTGGAAAAAACCGGCTCTGGGCGCTGTGGAACAGCTTTCCTGGGGCCAGGTGGAAAAATGTTCTTCCGCCTTTGCAAGCAAGGAAACAGCTGAAGAACTCTTTCTCAAAAATACCGTGGTGACGGAAGCAACCGCGCAGGCCTTTGCCGCTTACTCGGCCCACGCCTGTCGCCGGGCCGGGGAAGGCTCGCTGATTGTCCAGGCCTTGCGCATCGCCCCTTTTGTGCGCCTGGCACATGCTCTGGTGGCCGCTTTTCTGCAAAATCAGGAACAGGAAGGCGCGCTGCCCGGCCTACTGGTGCCGCGCCTGGCCCGTGAAGTGCTGGAGGGCGAGCGCGGCGTGCCGGAAGCGCTCTGCCGCCTGGGCACGCGCCTGACCCATTTTCTGGTGGATGAATTTCAGGACACCAGCCGCGAGCAATGGCAAGCCCTGCGTCCCTTGCTTGAAGAGGCCCTGTCGCGCGGCGGCTCCCTGACCTGGGTGGGCGACGTCAAGCAATCCATCTACGGTTGGCGCGGCGGCGAGCCGGAGCTGTTCGACGCGGTCTTTGACGATCAGGGTCTGACGCGGCTGGCTCCCGGCGGGGAACGCCGCAATCTGCCCCGCAACTGGCGCAGCCGCCGGGAAGTGGTGGAGCACAACAACCGGATTTTTGCCCCACTGGAAAATGCAGCTACGGCCCAACGAGTGCTGGCCGCCCTGCTGCCCGGCGATACGCCCCCGGAAGTTCTGACTACGGCCACGCGACGCTTGAGCCGGGCCTTTGCGGGCGCGGCGCAGCAATGTCCGCCCAAGACCCGGGAAGGCGGCCTGGTACGGGCCGAAGAGATTCAGGGCGCCACGCAGGACGACTTGCGGGATTGTGTGCTGGAACGCCTTTGCGATTTGCTGCGGGACGAAATCGGCCCGCGCAGGCCCTGGTCCGACGTGCTGGTGCTGGTGCGCGGCAATGAAACAGCCCGCGTGACCGCCGAAGGTCTGGTACATGAGGGCATTCCGGTCATCACGGAAAACAGCCTGCTGCTGGCGGAACACCCGCTCATTGTACAGACTGTGGCTTTGCTGGCTTTTCTGGACAATCCCGACGACGACATCGCCTTTTGGACCATGCTCACGGGTTCCATCGTGCTTGAACACCCGCAGGCGGCGGAACTCGACTGGGAAATACTGCACGGCTGGTGCGCGGAGCCGGGCCAAGGGCCATTTCATCTGCGTTTCAGACGGCGCTGGCCGCTGATCTGGCGGAACCTGCTGGCCCCCTTTCACAGTCAGTCCGGCCTGATGACCCCCTATGACACGGTGCTGGAATGGTTTACGCGCCTGGACGTGGAAGCACGCTTTCCGGAAGCCCGGACGTTCCTGCGCCGTTTTATGGAAGTATTGTACAGCGCTGAAGAAAAAGGCCTTGCTACCCTGTCCACGTTTCTCGAGCACTGGCAAGACAAAAGCGGTGAAGAAAAAGTGCCCATGCCCGAAAACATGAATGCCGTTCGCGTCATGACTATCCACAAATCCAAAGGGCTGGAAGCTCCGGTGGTGATTCTGCCCTGGACCAGCTTCAACGTGCGCCCGTCAGGACGTCCCGTTCTGCTGGAGCGCGACGGCCTGCGCATGGCGGTGCCCAATCGCAAGGCTCTGGGCGAAATCTACTATGAGGATCTGGCGCGGCAGGCTTGCGAAAATCTGGATCTGCTCTATGTGGCCTTTACCAGGGCCAGGGACGAACTGCACATTTTCCGTACCGGCACGCCGGGTCTGGACAACAAAAGCGGCTCGCTCTGCGCGGCCTTGGATATTCTCTGGCAGGAGGCCGAGTTGAGGCTGCCCTACAGCCGGGGCACGCCGGTGGAGTGCCCGCGCAACGGGGCAACGGACGACGAGATCTGCCCCGAGCCGCTTACCGAGGCGGCTGTACCGGAACAGAAATGGCGGCCCATGCAGTGGCTGCCCCGTTTAAAGATCTTCCGCAATCCGCTGGGCGGCTTTGCCTTCAAGGCCGAAGACCGCGGCAGCCTGCTCCATTTCTGCCTGGAGCATCTGCGCGTTACCGGACAGGCGGAGGAGGACGCCAGGGCCGCCCTCTCTTTCGGCCTGCGCAACTACCCCCTGCCTGTGCCGGATGATCCGGCCCTGCGCGACTCACTGGCCGGGGCTCTGGCCTGGTTCGCGTCCCAGCCCGAGGCAGGGCGCTGGCTTGAGCGGGGCTGGCCCGAACAGTCGCTTATGGACGAACAGGGCCATGTGCTGCGCATGGATCTGCTGGTGCGCGAATCCTGGGGACCGCTGGTCATCGACTATAAAAGCGGCCGCCTCGAAGCGGAGCACATCAGCCAAGTGCGCCGCTATCTGAGCTGCCTCGAACAGAGCGGCGACTACGGCGGCACGGCGCGCGGCCTGCTGGTCTATCTGGATCAGCGGCGTTTCCAACTGGTGGAAGCGGCGTGGGTTTCGCCTCTGTGCGAGACGTGCGGCGAGCTCCTGCCGTCGCCGGAGACCGGATTATGAACGGTTCGCCCTTTCTGATTTTTCCCTGGCAGCGGCCTTTTCTGCCCGATCTGAAAGCCGTGCTGGAAGATTGCAGCGGCGGCCGTTCCGGTTCCGCGCTGCTGATTGTGCCGCATAACCGCCCCTGGCGTTATCTTTTGCAGCTCTATGCCAAAGAGAGAAAGCCGCGCCTGCTGCCGAAGGTTCTCACCCTGGCTGATATGGTCAAGGTCTGGCGGGCCGGCACCAGCGACGTGCCCCTGCATACGGCCAACATGCTGGACCGCGTGGCTTTGCTGCACGGCTGCGTGCAGAACCTGACCGAGGATGACGCGGCTCTTTCCGCCCGGTTCGCGCGCATGGACATGGCGCTTTTTCTGCCTTGGGGCCTGCGCTTGGCCGCCCTGCTGGAAGAAATGCTCGGCCAGGGCCTGGAAACCGCGGACCTGGCCTATGTGGAGAATGAAGTGGCCGCGCCCGCGGCGGCTCTGCTGGGAGCCCTGGGGCGGATCGGCCGCGCCTATCTGGCGGCCCTGAACGAACGCCGATGGACCACGCCGGGGCTGGATCAGTACATGGCCAGCCGCCAGGCTTCACATATTCCGCCTCTGCTCGTGCCCGGTGCCGAAAGGCCGGTGCTGGTGGCGGGATTTTCCGTGCTGAGCGGTACGGAGGATGTGCTGCTGCGCTCGCTCTGGCGGGCCGGAGCGCATATCTGCCTGCATACTGATCCTGCCTTGGCCGGAAATGAACCAGCGCACTGGGCCTGCGCCGAACACGCGGCTTGGCTGCGTCGCTGGCAGGCCAGGGCCAAACCGGCTGTGGAGCCCGCCGCGCTGGAAGCGGCGCACAAGCCACGTCTGTCCTTTTTCGCCGGTTATGACTGCCATTCACAGCTTCAGGCCATGCGTGACACGCTGGAAAAGGATACGAAGACGAACGGCCGCATGCCCTCCACCGCCGTGTTGCTCACAGACAGCGCCCTGCTCATGCCAGTGCTGCACCATCTGCCGGACAAGGACGTCAACGTATCCATGGGTTATCCTCTGACCCGCTCGCCCCTCAACCGCCTGCTGGACGCTCTGCTGCGCCTGCAGGAGAGACGGTCCGAGGATGGGCGCTATTACTGGCGTACCTTGCTGCAATGCCTGCGGCACCCCTATCTGAATATGCTGCGGATAGAGGACGAGAGCGGCCGAACGCTCTTTTTACGCGACGCCTTGCGCCGCCTGGAAGCTCTAGTCCGCACGGGCAACCGTTTTGTGGATCCGGCGGCTCTGGCCGACGAATGCCGCGCCGCTCTGCCCGCCCCGCTGGACACGTTGCTCTCCCAGTGCCTGGCCATCACGGTGGAAGCCTTGGCCGCCGCCCGCAGCACGGAAGATATAGCCGAATGCCTGCACGGCATCTGCGACTTTCTGTTGGCCTACGGCGGCGATATGTGGCGGCATTTTCCTCTGGACGCGGAGGCCATGTTCCGTCTCATGCGCCACGCCGCGCCCATCTTGCGTGAAACCTGTCTTGCACAGACCCCTTTTCCTCCGGCCGTACTGCACGGCATCACCCGACAGGTACTGGAACAGGAGCGCGTGCCCTTTGAGGCCGAACCGCTCACAGGCCTGCAGGTGCTCGGCATGCTGGAAACCCGCCTGCTGCATTTTGAGCGAGTGCTGATCGTGGACGCCACGGACGACAAGCTGCCCGGCAATCCGGCCCAGGACCCACTGCTGCCGGATTCCCTGCGCCAGGTCCTCGGCTTGCCCGACGCCCGGCGGCGCGAGCGTACGGCGGCGCATACCCTCTATCGCCTGTGCGCCGGGGCGGAGGAAGTTCATTTTTTCTGGCAGGAAGGCATCACCCGCTCCGCCCTTTTTGACGGCAAAAAAAGCCGCAGCCGCTTTGTGGAGCAACTGATCTGGGAGGAGGAACAACGCCGGGGAGCGCTGCTCACGCCCGGAGAGGAGCCTCTGGCCGGGGCACGTTGTACGGTGCGCGCCAGTCAGGTCTTGCCCAAAAGCCTGCCGCGCGGCGCGGGCCTGGACACGGCCTTGCAACATCTCTTGCGCGAGCCGCTTTCCGCCACCCGGCTGGATGTCTATCTGCAATGCCCCCTGCGCTTCGCCTGGCAATATCTCTGCCGTCTCGCGCCCCAGCGGGAGATCAACGAGGGCGATGATCCGGCGGCGGTGGGAATATGCATTCATAATACCCTGCGCGCGCTGTACGAGCCCTATCTGCACAAGGAAGTAAGGCGGGGCGATATCTCCATGGAAACCGTGCGGGCCCGCTTTTACGAAACTCTGGAAGCGGCGGACCTGCGCCGGCTTTTGCCCGCGGACAGTTGCCTGATGCTGGAAACAGCCGCGCCGTTAAGGCTGGAACGCTTTCTGGCGCGGCAGCCCGAAAGCGCGCTGATCCTGGCTCTGGAAGAAAAACTGAACGTGGATCTGGACCTCAACGGACAACGCTATGCCTTTACCGGCACCCTGGACCGCCTGGACCGGCGCGACGGCCTGCTGTATGTACTGGATTATAAGACCGGCACCATCAAACGCCATGACGGCAGCCTCTGGACCGACGCACCCTTCTTCGAAAGAGTGGCCCAGGCCTGCTCTGTCCCGGGAATAAAAGCGCAAACAGCCATGGGGGAAGATCCCATGTCGGCACTGTTTGAGGAGTTGCGCCAACGCCTGCCCAGCCTGCAACTGCCCTGCTACCTGTCCATGATCAAGGCAAAAAATATGGGCGCTCCCGGCGATGCGGCCCTGGCCGAACTCAAGGAAGACGGGGCGGAAATTCCCCTGTTCGGCGGCCTTGCGGAAGAAGACCTGACGGCTGCCCTTGCTTATTGCGATCTCAGCCTGGCCTTGGTCCTGCGCCATTTGGAAAGCGCCCCGCACTTCGCGGCCCGGCCGGACCGGCATTGCGCCTGGTGCCCCTATGCCGGTTTGTGCATGGCCTGAATCACGCAGCGTGAAAATCCGTTTGCAATGATGGATTGCTTCTGCCGGCTGCCTTGCTTTTTCATAATCAGGCTTTACCCTTGCTGACGTCACGGCATAAAAAAGACAACATTCCGCGCAACTGCGCTCCCCTTTTTGAACTTTGTGAAAATATCCGCGAAACCAGCGGGAGACATTTTTTCGACATCACTCAAAAGGTCAGGCAGCGCCCGCGCTTGAATATAAATCAGATCATCTTTGTTTCCCACGGCTATGGAGAGATCACGGCCTCTTTCAATCTGCAAACCGATCTGAACGAATACTGGGATATCTCATATTCATTCGATGGATATACGAAAGAAAACCTTGTTGATTCGGTTATGGAGAGTCTGATGGAGCATAGAAAATCATGTAAAACGATGAAGGTGGCACATTTTTGTGAAGAACCCGCTGTTGAAAACAGCTTTTCCTGTTATAGTTAGTAAGTCGCTGCATTTCGCAGTGGACCGAATAGCGCGGCATTGCCCCACCCGGCATAAAAAAAATGCCGCTTTCCGGCGCATCTTATTGCGTCTTGTGACTTTTCCCGCTATGCTTTCTGCCAGATGGTTGGGGATAACCGTCCCATGCCGACCGGGGGGGTCGGCGGCGGTAACCCCGCACTGGTTCAAGACGGAGGTCTTGTCATAATGCCCTTCCCTTCTTTGCAAATCGGCAATCTCACGGCTAAAGTGCCCGTTATCCAGGGCGGCATGGGCGTGGGTATCTCTCTTTCCGGCCTTGCGTCGGCGGTCGCCAATCAGGGCGGCATCGGCGTTATTGCCGGAGCCATGATCGGCATGAAAGAACCGGACGTGGCCAAAAACCCTCTGGAAGCCAATCTGCGCGCTCTGCGCAATGAAATTATCAAGGCCCGTGAACTTTCCAACGGCATCATCGGCGTCAACGTCATGGTGGCCCTGACCACCTTCAGCCAGATGGTGCGCACGGCCATTGAAAACAAGGCGGACATCATTTTCTCCGGCGCGGGTCTGCCGCTGGAAATGCCGCGCCATTTGCTGCAGCTTTGCGAGGAAAAGAAGGAGGAGTTCAAGACTAAGCTCGTCCCCATTGTTTCCTCGGCCAGAGCCGCCACCGTCATTGCCAAAAAATGGCTTTCCCGTTTCAATTACCTGCCGGACGCCTTTGTGGTGGAAGGCCCCAAGGCTGGCGGCCATTTGGGCTTCAAACCCGAAGAGATTCAGGATCCCGCCCATGCCTTGGAGGTGCTGGTGCCCCAGGTGGTGGATGCGGTTAAGCCCTTTGAGGACCAGTACGGCCGCGCCGTGCCGGTCATTGCCGCAGGCGGCGTCTATACCGGCGCGGACATCAAGAGATTCCTGGATCTGGGAGCTGCCGGAGTCCAGATGGGAACGCGCTTTGTGGCTACACATGAATGCGATGCGGACGAGCGCTTCAAGCAGAGCTATCTTGCGGCCAAACAGGAAGATGTGACCATCATCCGCAGCCCTGTGGGCATGCCGGGCCGTGCCTTGTGCAACGACTTCATCAGCGCCGCGCGCGAAGGCCTGAAAAAGCCCTTCAAGTGCATCTTCCACTGCGTGAGCACCTGCCAGCAGGAAAAGACCCCGTATTGCATCGCCCAGGCCCTGATCAACGCCATGCGCGGCAATCTGGAGCGCGGTTTTGCCTTCTGCGGAGCCAATGTTTTCCGGGTGAACAAGATCATTACCGTGGGCGAACTTATGGATTCCCTGCAGCACGAATTCGACGAGGCCATGAACTCGTTGAGCAAGAGCGTGCAGAATGTACAGTCCATACTAGGCTACGGCAACAAGGCGGAGCAGACGCTGTAAAACGGATTCGTAATAAGCAAAAACCGGCAGGGTGAGCATGATTAAAGAATTTCATGCACCTTGCCGGTTTTTCATTTTTGTGTCATCTGTCAGACAACAGTGCAATTTCAAAGTGAAATTGTTCTTGCGGCCGGGTAAGCAGACACCCGCCGCGTAGGCGTAGCGTAATTTATTTGCGCTATAAGCGACGATCGGCAATGTAAGACGCCGTGGTACCCTGGGATTGCAGGGGCACCACGGCGTTTTGTGAGCAGCTTCGGCACGCCGGTCTTTTCAGTTCTTCTAGGCCAATGGCGCGACCGGTTCAACCTGAAAATGTTCAGGCTTACTTGAACAATTCCCGTTCCGGCACGTCATGGTCGATACGGTCCTCCACCTCAATACCCTTGGGCGGTGTAAAGCTGAAATCCGAGGCCTTGAGTCGCACGTCGGGCTTGAAGG is a genomic window containing:
- a CDS encoding PD-(D/E)XK nuclease family protein; translated protein: MNGSPFLIFPWQRPFLPDLKAVLEDCSGGRSGSALLIVPHNRPWRYLLQLYAKERKPRLLPKVLTLADMVKVWRAGTSDVPLHTANMLDRVALLHGCVQNLTEDDAALSARFARMDMALFLPWGLRLAALLEEMLGQGLETADLAYVENEVAAPAAALLGALGRIGRAYLAALNERRWTTPGLDQYMASRQASHIPPLLVPGAERPVLVAGFSVLSGTEDVLLRSLWRAGAHICLHTDPALAGNEPAHWACAEHAAWLRRWQARAKPAVEPAALEAAHKPRLSFFAGYDCHSQLQAMRDTLEKDTKTNGRMPSTAVLLTDSALLMPVLHHLPDKDVNVSMGYPLTRSPLNRLLDALLRLQERRSEDGRYYWRTLLQCLRHPYLNMLRIEDESGRTLFLRDALRRLEALVRTGNRFVDPAALADECRAALPAPLDTLLSQCLAITVEALAAARSTEDIAECLHGICDFLLAYGGDMWRHFPLDAEAMFRLMRHAAPILRETCLAQTPFPPAVLHGITRQVLEQERVPFEAEPLTGLQVLGMLETRLLHFERVLIVDATDDKLPGNPAQDPLLPDSLRQVLGLPDARRRERTAAHTLYRLCAGAEEVHFFWQEGITRSALFDGKKSRSRFVEQLIWEEEQRRGALLTPGEEPLAGARCTVRASQVLPKSLPRGAGLDTALQHLLREPLSATRLDVYLQCPLRFAWQYLCRLAPQREINEGDDPAAVGICIHNTLRALYEPYLHKEVRRGDISMETVRARFYETLEAADLRRLLPADSCLMLETAAPLRLERFLARQPESALILALEEKLNVDLDLNGQRYAFTGTLDRLDRRDGLLYVLDYKTGTIKRHDGSLWTDAPFFERVAQACSVPGIKAQTAMGEDPMSALFEELRQRLPSLQLPCYLSMIKAKNMGAPGDAALAELKEDGAEIPLFGGLAEEDLTAALAYCDLSLALVLRHLESAPHFAARPDRHCAWCPYAGLCMA
- a CDS encoding UvrD-helicase domain-containing protein → MSRLCQVKASAGSGKTYELTRCFLLRLMECGHASGVAASPACALAPEGRQCGWGDILAVTFTNAAAAEMRDRVIRHLKSAALGARAEDIPLDADEARRWVDVIMRDLSALNIRTIDSLLHLIVRAAALELNLHPDFQPVFATEEALAPYLDLFMERAWREDAAMRDLLREACRALVVHGQSKGFLAGEKLLRQLRDLLDDVLLGRFEDLTSEAVLKEKLQEMDEAAVQAAQEFLASAQAAGLRWKKPALGAVEQLSWGQVEKCSSAFASKETAEELFLKNTVVTEATAQAFAAYSAHACRRAGEGSLIVQALRIAPFVRLAHALVAAFLQNQEQEGALPGLLVPRLAREVLEGERGVPEALCRLGTRLTHFLVDEFQDTSREQWQALRPLLEEALSRGGSLTWVGDVKQSIYGWRGGEPELFDAVFDDQGLTRLAPGGERRNLPRNWRSRREVVEHNNRIFAPLENAATAQRVLAALLPGDTPPEVLTTATRRLSRAFAGAAQQCPPKTREGGLVRAEEIQGATQDDLRDCVLERLCDLLRDEIGPRRPWSDVLVLVRGNETARVTAEGLVHEGIPVITENSLLLAEHPLIVQTVALLAFLDNPDDDIAFWTMLTGSIVLEHPQAAELDWEILHGWCAEPGQGPFHLRFRRRWPLIWRNLLAPFHSQSGLMTPYDTVLEWFTRLDVEARFPEARTFLRRFMEVLYSAEEKGLATLSTFLEHWQDKSGEEKVPMPENMNAVRVMTIHKSKGLEAPVVILPWTSFNVRPSGRPVLLERDGLRMAVPNRKALGEIYYEDLARQACENLDLLYVAFTRARDELHIFRTGTPGLDNKSGSLCAALDILWQEAELRLPYSRGTPVECPRNGATDDEICPEPLTEAAVPEQKWRPMQWLPRLKIFRNPLGGFAFKAEDRGSLLHFCLEHLRVTGQAEEDARAALSFGLRNYPLPVPDDPALRDSLAGALAWFASQPEAGRWLERGWPEQSLMDEQGHVLRMDLLVRESWGPLVIDYKSGRLEAEHISQVRRYLSCLEQSGDYGGTARGLLVYLDQRRFQLVEAAWVSPLCETCGELLPSPETGL
- a CDS encoding NAD(P)H-dependent flavin oxidoreductase; this encodes MPFPSLQIGNLTAKVPVIQGGMGVGISLSGLASAVANQGGIGVIAGAMIGMKEPDVAKNPLEANLRALRNEIIKARELSNGIIGVNVMVALTTFSQMVRTAIENKADIIFSGAGLPLEMPRHLLQLCEEKKEEFKTKLVPIVSSARAATVIAKKWLSRFNYLPDAFVVEGPKAGGHLGFKPEEIQDPAHALEVLVPQVVDAVKPFEDQYGRAVPVIAAGGVYTGADIKRFLDLGAAGVQMGTRFVATHECDADERFKQSYLAAKQEDVTIIRSPVGMPGRALCNDFISAAREGLKKPFKCIFHCVSTCQQEKTPYCIAQALINAMRGNLERGFAFCGANVFRVNKIITVGELMDSLQHEFDEAMNSLSKSVQNVQSILGYGNKAEQTL
- a CDS encoding ATP-dependent 6-phosphofructokinase, with translation MEECALDTSIRTLGPCKLESHLPYRTWADDKRIQIFVDEELSEHNGEACCVCFEAAGPRKKLYFDSSRAKCAIVTCGGLCPGINDVIRAIVMEAYHAYNVPSIVGIPYGLEGFIPKYRHALRELTPDVVADIHRFGGTILGSSRGPQSPEEIVDTLERCNVNALFVIGGDGTMKAALSISREVQNRGLKIAVIGIPKTIDNDINFIPQSFGFETAVFKATEAIECAHTEACGTPNGIGLVKLMGRESGFIAARATLALKEVNFVLIPEAPFTLEGEGGLLPALEERLRSRGHAVIVAAEGAGQHLLKHSAGTDASGNPVLGEVADLLRKEINTYLNARQMEHSIKYIDPSYIIRSVPANANDKVYCGFLGQYAVHAAMAGRTDMVVAKLQDRYVHLPLQLVTQTRRKLNIYSDLWRAVLESTGQGMLKGMLPPE
- a CDS encoding HD domain-containing protein; this encodes MIERDEALKLLADQGTPVSLLQHALAAEAIMRSLARRFGEDEDLWGLTGLLHDLDYPTTAEAPERHGLESATMLIGKLPEEALAAIRAHNGEMNGTAPQCRFDYALRCGETVTGLIGAAARMRPTGLEGMEPKSIKKKMKDKAFAASVNRDNIRQCADAGLELDDFLALSIEAMHGKAAELGLSK